Proteins found in one Aspergillus chevalieri M1 DNA, chromosome 2, nearly complete sequence genomic segment:
- the PAC1 gene encoding WD40 repeat domain-containing protein (COG:S;~EggNog:ENOG410Q2D8;~InterPro:IPR037190,IPR036322,IPR017252,IPR015943, IPR001680,IPR019775,IPR020472,IPR006594,IPR017986;~PFAM:PF12894,PF00400;~go_function: GO:0005515 - protein binding [Evidence IEA]) — MSRLLTDRQADELHKSIIAYLSASNLPNTAAALREELNLPEDVFDAATVKKYETLLEKKWTSIVRLQKKILDLESQKAALQSEIDNATPASLLKRTQDPTSWLPTQSPRYSLESHRNTINCVAFHPVFSSIASGSDDCMIKIWDWELGELERTLKGHTRAVLDVDYGGPRGGVILASCSSDLSIRLWDPSNEYQNIRTLEGHDHSVSAVRFIPSTNLLVSASRDHDLRIWDVSTGYCVKTIQGHNGWVRDVCPSPDGNFLFSTGDDMTARLWDISVMSNPENKLVMFGHEHVIECCTLAPHTAYQYLAPLAGIKDHSSSKSTAEFMATGSRDKTIKLWDSRGNCIKTLVGHDNWVRAIAFHPGGKYLLSVSDDRSIRCWDLSQEGRCVKTLAEAHERFITCLRWAPGIVKDPAAANTAANDKNAKNKTNFPDVQIRCVIATGGVDWKLKVFAN; from the exons ATGAGTCGTTTATTGACGGATCGGCAAGCCGACGAGCT ACATAAGTCGATCATAGCGTACCTCTCCGCGAGTAATCTACCGAACACCGCCGCAGCGCTCAGAGAAGAATTAAACCTGCCCGAAGATGTGTTTGACGCAGCCACGGTGAAGAAATACGAAACattgctggagaagaaatggaCAAGTATTGTTCGCTTACAGAAAAAG ATCCTGGACCTTGAGTCTCAAAAAGCGGCCCTGCAATCCGAAATTGATAACGCGACACCTGCCTCCCTTCTTAAGCGCACCCAAGACCCGACGTCTTGGCTTCCTACACAATCTCCCCGATATTCGCTGGAATCGCACCGGAACACCATTAACTGCGTTGCTTTCCACCCGGTATTTTCCTCTATCGCATCCGGCTCCGATGATTGCATGATCAAGATTTGGGACTGGGAACTTGGAGAATTGGAGCGGACACTCAAAGGTCACACAAGAGCGGTGCTGGACGTCGACTACGGTGGGCCGCGAGGCGGTGTTATTCTGGCATCTTGCAGCTCCGACTTGTCTATTAGGCTATGGGACCCGTCAAACGAGTATCAGAATATCCGAACACTGGAAGGCCATGATCACAGCGTTAGCGCCGTCCGCTTCATACCATCCACGAACTTGCTCGTCAGCGCAAGCAGAGACCACGACTTGAGGATATGGGACGTCTCCACCGGATACTGTGTGAAGACAATACAAGGCCACAATGGCTGGGTACGAGATGTCTGTCCGTCACCCGACGGGAACTTCCTTTTCTCAACTGGCGATGACATGACTGCTCGGTTATGGGATATTTCCGTTATGTCGAACCCGGAGAACAAGCTGGTTATGTTTGGGCACGAGCACGTCATTGAATGCTGTACATTGGCTCCTCATACCGCATATCAATACCTCGCACCCCTGGCGGGAATCAAGGATCATTCGTCCTCGAAGAGCACTGCAGAATTCATGGCGACTGGATCGCGTGACAAGACGATTAAATTGTGGGACTCACGCGGGAATTGCATCAAGACTCTAGTAGGACATGACAACTGGGTGCGGGCAATTGCATTCCATCCTGGTGGCAAATACCTCCTCTCCGTGTCGGACGATAGGTCAATACGATGCTGGGACTTAAGCCAAGAAGGACGATGCGTGAAAACCCTTGCGGAGGCCCACGAACGCTTCATTACATGTTTGAGGTGGGCACCAGGAATCGTTAAAGATCCTGCCGCTGCCAATACTGCAGCGAACGACAAGAACGCCAAGAACAAGACGAACTTCCCGGACGTGCAAATCCGCTGCGTTATCGCCACAGGTGGCGTGGATTGGAAGTTGAAGGTCTTTGCAAACTGA